The genomic interval TGCTGCGCGCGGTGAACATCAATCCGGCACTTCCGGCCGGCTGGAGCATGCTGGAGGGCCTCTATCGGCTCATGGGCGATACGCAGAGCGCCGCCATGGCCGCCGCCCATGTCGCCACGCTGAAAAACCTTCCGCCGGACGTCGTGACCGCGACGTCGCTGTTCTCCGACGGCGACCTCGCGCCGGCCGAGCAGATCGTCCGCGCTTTTCTCCTGACCCATGGCGATCATCCCGAGGCGATGCGGCTTCTGGCCAGGATCGCCGTCGCCCGCGACGTTCTGGACGATGCCGAACTGCTTCTGGCGGGAGCCCTGACGCTCGCGCCCGATCATCGCGGAGCGCGCTACGACTACGCGGATACGCTGGTGAAGCGGCACAAATATCGCGAAGCCCGCGAGCAGATCGATGCGCTGTTGAACCTGGACCCGCGCAATCCGGACTATCGCTCGCTTGGCGCGACCGTGGCTGTGGGCCTGGGCGAGCAGGACGAGGCGATCGCGCTCTATCGCGGCCTGCTTGCCGATCTTCCCGGATCGCCCGATCTCAATCTATGGCTCGCGCACGCGTTGAAGACCGTCGGCCAGGTCCCCGAAGCGATCGACGCCTACCGCGCCGCGGCCGCGGCGCGCCCGGATTTCGGCGACGCCTATTGGAGCCTGGCGAACCTCAAAACCTATCGCTTCGACGACGACGAGATCGCCCGGATGCGCGCGGCGGAGGCGGCGCCCGCGACGGCGCCGGTCGACCGCTATCATCTCTGCTTCGCCCTGGGCAAGGCGCTGGAGGACCGCGGCGCCTTCGCCGAGTCGTGGCAGTTCTACGAAAGGGGCAACGCGCTGAAGCGGGCCGAGAGCCGCTATCGTCCGGAGATCATCGAGACAAACACCGCCCGGCAGATCGCGGTCTGCACGCGCGATTTCTTCCGCCGCCGCGCCAGTTGGGGCGCGCCCGATCGCGACCCGATCTTCGTCCTGGGGTTGCCGCGTTCGGGCTCGACGCTGATCGAGCAGATACTGGCCTCGCACTCGGAGGCCGAGGGCACCGAAGAACTCGCGGACATCCAGAGGATCGTCCTGGAGATCCAGGGCCGCGATCCCGACCTGGACGATCCGCGTTATCCCGGCGCGCTGGCGGACATGACGGCGCAGGATTTCCGCCGCCTGGGCGAGCGATACCTCGCGGACACGCGCATCCACCGCACCGGCAGGGCCTTCTTCATCGACAAGATGCCGAACAATTTCCGGCATATCGGCGTGATCCATCTGATGCTGCCGAACGCGCGTATCATCGACGCGCGGCGCGATCCGATGTCCTGCTGCTTCAGCAATCTCAAGCAGCTTTTCGCCAATGGGCAGGAATTCACCTACAGCGCCGTGGATATCGCGCGCTACTACTGCACCTATCTCGACCTGATGGAGCACTGGGACGCGGTGTTGCCGGGACGGATCCTGCGGGTGCGGCACGAGGACATGGTCGCGGACATCGAAGGCGGCGTGCGCCGTCTCCTGGATCATTGCGGCCTCGCCTTCGAACAGGCCTGCGTCGATTTCCACAAGACGAGGCGCAGCGTTCGGACGCCGAGCTCCGAGCAGGTCCGCCGGCCCATCTTCCGCGACGGGCTGGAGCAGTGGAAGGCGTATGAGCCGTGGCTCGGCCCCTTGAAGGCGGCGCTCGGCGACGCGCTTGTCCGCTACCGGGACTGACCGGTCAAACGCCGTCCCGGCCGATCGCCGGATCGCTGACGCTGGGCCGGCCGGTCTCGCAATGGCCGGCGAAACGCCAGACGGCATCGCCGCTGCGCGCTTCGAGGTCGTACCAATGATCGCTGGCGGCGATGGGCCAGCGATCCTCCGCAACGCCGCCGGGCGCCAGGCGGTGAGAGTGGGAGGGCGCCCGCGAATAGTCGCGTGGCGCGACGGTAACGTCGCAAGGAGCGTCGCCGCGATTTTGAAGACCGAGGACGAGGCTTTCTGTTGCCGCATCATAGCGCGGCGTGACGGCGAAGGATGCGTAGGGCGCACGTGCGGAGAATTCGCGCAGAAAGCCGTTCGGACCGTGAACGGCAAAGGCGAAGCCGTCCTTGCCCAGCGGCAGGCTGTCCGACACGCTCTTGCCGGCGCCGACGGTGTAGTACCAGGGTCCCGCCGCGCCATCCTTCGCGTAGACGGTGAGGCAGGCGCCGACGCTGCCGCGATTGTCGATCCGCAGTGCGAAACGGCCCGCCTCGGCGCCACCGGCGACTTCCAGCGCATAGGGCAGGGCGCGTGCCGGGCGACGTCCCGGCTCCTGTCGGGGCAAAGGACTTGTTTGCGGGCGCTTGACAGGCGGCAGTGTCGACGCCGCATCGCCCTGCGCATTGTAACCGGCGGTGTCCGGCAAGCTCGCGCTCCAGCCGCCATCGGCTGCGGCGAAGTCGAAGGCGGAGGTCAGGTCGCCGCACACGGCGCGCCGCCATGGCGTGATGTTGGGCTCCAGGACGCCGAAGCGCCGCTCGAGGAAGCGGATCACCGAGGTGTGGTCGAACAACTCCGAATCGACGAAGCCGCCTTTGGTCCACGGGGACACGATCAGCAGCGGCACGCGCGGGCCGAGGCCGACCGGCTCGCCCTTGTAGCTCTCGCCCTGCAGCGGAACGGTGCTGACGCCCATGCCCGGCGGCACCGGCGGCGGCACATGATCGAAGAAGCCGTCATTCTCATCATAGTTGAGGATGAACGCGGTCTTCGCCCAGACGTCGGGATGCTCGGCGAGCACGGCGAGCAACTGCGCGACGAACTGCTCGCCATAGGCGGGGCAGGCGGCCGGATGCTCGCACAGGATATAGGGCGCCACGATCCATGAGACCTGTGGCAGCCGGCCGCCCGCGACGTCGTCGGCGAAGCGACGCACAAGATGTTCGCCGCGCGATTGCTTGGCATTCGCAGCGTTGGAGGTCGCCGCCCAGCTCCGCGCCCGGTCGTACATCTGCGACGCCGGATCGAGGCCGCGAAAGGCCGCGAAATAGGCCAGCGCGTTGTCGCCGTAATTGTCGTACTCCTGATAGACGCGCCAATCGATGCCGGCGGCCTGCAGCCTTTCGGCATAGGTGGTCCAGCGATACGCCCCGAAGGCCGGCGCGTCGTTCTTCGGATCGGCGCTTTCATTGACCTCGTCGGGCGGATTTTGGATCGCCTGGAGCCCATCATTGCCGACCGCCAAGCCGTTGGTTCCTGTAAACAGGAACATGCGGTTCGGATTGGTTGGCCCGAACAGCGAACAGTGATAGGCGTCGCAGATCGTGAAGGCGTCGGCGAGCGCGTAGTAGAACGGGATATCCTCGCGCGCGAAATGGCCCATCGTCAGCGGCCCTTTCGTATCGATCCAGGCGTCGTGGTTCTTCCACTGGGCCTGCGAGCCCTTCCAGCTATGGTCGAGGCTGCCCATGCTCTGCGCCGCGGTGTTCTGGCTGTCGAGCCGGAAGGGCGTCACTGGCGGCGAGTCCGCCGAAGACTGATGCCAGACCGACTCGCCGGACGGCAGCATGAGCGGCCGGGGATCGGAGAAGCCGCGCACGCCGCGCAGCATGCCGAAATAGTGGTCGAACGAGCGGTTCTCCTGCATCAGGATCACCACATGCTCGATGTCCTGGATGGTGCCGGTCCTGCCGCGCGCGGGAAGGGCGAGCGCCTGGCGAAGCGGCAGCGGAAGCGCCCCGGCGGCGAGACCCGCCATCGCCTGTTTCAGGAATGTCCTGCGCTCGCTTCGCGTCATCAAGCACCCTAGCGACTATTGTCCGTGACGGCCCTGGGTACAGGACGATCGTGACGGAGACGACACAAAATCCCGTTTTTGGTCGAATTGCCCTATCTTCCGATAAACCACGCGGCGAGGAAACGGCGATGACGATCATGCGGCTTGCGCGCGCCTGCCTCATGCTGATCGCAGCGTCTCTGTGCCTTTCGGCACGGGCGGCGGCGGACGAGCCGCGCGCGACGCTCGATCTCGCGCAAGGCTGGCGCTTCAAGCAGGCCGGCGGACTTGCGGGCGTCGAGGCCGGCACCTTCGACGACAGGACGTGGTCCACGGTCGCCGTGCCTCATACCTGGAACCGGATCGGCAATGCCGGGACGGTGCGCTCGCCGCGATCCAACAGCGTGCAGGGCGTCGGCTGGTACCGCCTGCGGTTCGCGGCGCCCGCCTCGGCGCGCGGCCGCCGCGCCTTTCTCCAGTTCGACGGCGTGGGTTCGGTGGCCGATGTCTGGCTCAACGGACGCTATCTCGGAAAGCACCAAGGCGCCTTTTCCCGGTTTCGGTTCGATGCGACCGATGCGATCCATCCGTCTGGGACCAACCTGCTGGTCGTGAAGGCGGACAACAGCCGCCCGCAACCCGGCTCGACCACGGCGGATGTATTGCCCTTGGCCGGCGACTTTTTCGTGTTCGGCGGTATCTATCGAAACGTATCGCTGATCGTGACCGATGCCGTGCATATCGACATGATGGATTTCGGCGGTCCCGGCGTTTACGCGCACGCCGTCGGCATAGATGGCAGTACGGCAACGGTTCAGATCGTGGCCCGGCTGGCGAATGACGGTGGGCCGCGCAAGGACGTCCGGGCGGAAACGACCATCGAGGACGCGGGCGGCAGGGTCGTCGCGACGTCGAGCGCGGCCGTCGACCTGACCGAGCGCGCATTCGCGAACACGGAAAATCTGCGAGTCGCGCATCCGCATCTGTGGCAAGGCGTCGAGGACCCATATCTCTATCATGTCGAGGTCACGCTTCGCGCGGGGAACGGCGCGGTGCTAGATCGCGTCAGCCAGCCGCTCGGGCTTCGGACGATGCACTTTGATGCGGACAAAGGCTTCTTGTTGAACGGCCGGCATGTGTTCCTGAAAGGCGCCTCGCACCACCAGGACAGGCCCATGAAGGGCTGGGCGATCTCGCATGCCGATCAGGACGAGGATTTCGCTATCCTCGCCGACATGGGCGCCAATGCGGTTCGCCTGCCGCATTACCAATACGATCAATACGCCTACGATCTCGCGGACCGCCAGGGCCTCGTGGCGTGGACGGAGATTCCGCTGGTCAGCGAGGCGTCGCTCGACGGCCAGGCGCCGAGCCTGGACCTCGCGGCCAATGCGCGCCGGCAATTGACCGAACTGATCCGCCAGAACTTCAACCATCCGTCGGTCGCCCTGTGGTCGATCGCCAACGAGATCGACCTGAAGACCGTCAAGCGCAGCGGTCCGAGCAAGGTCGGCGGCCTGCTGCACGACCTCAACGATCTCGCGCATCGCGAAGACCCGACGCGGCCGACCACCCTGGCCGATTGCTGCGAGCAGCCCGGCGGGCCGGAACGCAACGTCGTCGCCGATGTCACCGACACGCTTGGCTACAACCGTTATTTCGGCTGGTACTACGGCAAGCCCGCCGATTTCGGCGTGCTGCTTGACCGCGCCCATCTGGCGCACCCGCAAAGCCCCATCGGGGTTTCGGAATATGGCGCGGGCGCCGCGCTGACCCAGCACACGGACGATCCGACGGGCGGCCCGATCAATCCCCGCGGACGGCCGCATCCCGAAGAGGTGCAGGACTGGTATCACGAAAAATCCTGGGACCAGCTCGAGGACCGCACCTATGTCTGGGGTGTGTTCATCTGGAACATGTTCGATTTCGCCAGCGTCGAGCGTCAGGAAGGCGACCTCACCGACATCAACGAGAAGGGGCTTGTCAGCTACGACCGGAAAACCCGCAAGGATGCGTTCTATTTCTACCGCGCGCTCTGGAACCCGCGGCCGACGCTGCACCTCGTCGGCCGGCGCTATGTCGACCGGCCTTATGGGGTGATCGACGTAAAGGCCTATAGCAACGCCGCGGCCGCGCATCTTTGGCTGAACGGCCGCGACGCCGGCACAACGCCTTGCGCGGGCGGCATCTGCCTGTGGCCCGCGGTTCATCTGGATCCCGGGCATAATACGGTCCTCGCCAAGGCGGAATTCGCCGGCGCGACGGTGAGCGACACGCTGCAATGGAATTACGCCGGCACGCCCGGCATCGTCCGCATCAAGGCCGGCGACCTCACCGGCCGCGTTGCCGCCGACGGCAGCCGTTACGGTTCCGATCTCTATTTCGTGGGCGGCGAGGGCAGGGGCATCAATCCGCCCGACACGGCGGAAAAGGACCGCATCGCCGTCGCCAGTCCGGACGGCGCGCTCTATGACAGCTTCCGCGAAGGCGATTTCTCCTACAGCATTCCGGTGCCCGACGGCCGCTATCGCATCGCCGCCAGATTTGTCGAGCCTTCGGCGAGTGCGGCCGGTCAGCGCGTCTTCGCCGTCATCGTCAACGGCAAGACGGTGCTTGATCATCTCGACGTATTCGCCGCGGCCGGCGGTAAGCTCAAAGGCCTCGAGCGGACGTTCGAAGCGCAGGCGGTCGGCGGCCGGATCGACATCCGGTTCTTGCCCATCAAGGGCAAAGCGGTCGTCTCGGCGCTTGCCGTGACGGCCGCCGGCACCCATTGATGTCTGGGCCGACGGCGTCTATCCGATCGCGCATGCGACGGTGGACGTCCCGATGCCGCGCTACGTGCCGGCCGGCTTTTCCGGGCCGGGCTGGTTTCGCGTCCGGCCAAAGCCACCGCGCACGATCTCGTAGAACAGCGGCACGAAGAAAATGGCCAGTGCCGTTCCCGTCAGCATGCCGCCGACCACGCCCGTGCCGATGTCGTTCTGGCTGGCCGCGCCGGCGCCGGACGAGACCGCGAGCGGCATGACGCCGGCGATGAAGGCCAGCGACGTCATCAGGATCGGACGCAGCCGCAGCCGCGCGCCCTCGAGCGCGGCGTCGCGCACCGAATCGCCGCGCTTCTGCGCGTCGACCGCGAACTCCACGATCAGGATGGCATTCTTGGCCGAAAGTCCCATCGTGGTGAGCAGTCCGACCTGGAAATAGATGTCGTTGTAGAGCCCGCGCAGGCTCGCCGCGAGGATCGCGCCGACGATGCCGAGCGGGATCACCAGCATCACCGAGAGCGGGATCGACCAGCTCTCATAGAGCGCGGCCAGCAGCAGGAACACGACCAGCACCGAGATACCGAAGAGCAGATAGGTCTGCGAGCCGGCCTGACGCTCTTGGTAGGAAAGGCCGGTCCACTCCAGCCCCACGCCGGCGGGAAGCTGCTTGAACAGGCGCTCCACCTCGTCCATCGCGGCGCCGGAGCTTTGTCCCGGCGCCGGCGTGCCCTGGATCTCGAGCGAGCCGACGCCGTTGTAGCGTTCCAGCTTGGCCGGCCCCAGCGTCCACTGGAACGTCGCGAAAGCGGAGAACGGCGCCATGTCGCCGGACGCGCCGCGCACATACCAGCGATAGAGATCCTCGGGCAGCATGCGATAAGGCGCGTCGGCCTGCATGAGCACCTGCTTGACGCGGCCGCGGTCGACGAAATCGTTGATGAACAGCCCGCCCCAGGCGGAATTGAGCGTGTTGTTCACATCGCCCAGCGAGAGGCCGAGCGCCGACGCCTTGTCCTGGTCGATGTCGATGTGAAGCTGTGCCGTGTCGTCCAATCCGTTGGGCCGCACGCCGGCCAGCAGCGGGTCCTTGGCGGCGAGGGCGAGGAACTGGTTGCGCGCCGCCATCAGCCCGTCATGGCCGAGATTGCCGCGGTCCTCCATCTCGACGTCGAAGCCGGACGATTGCCCAAGCTCCTGCACCGCGGGCGGCACCAGTGCGAACACCTGGGCGTCGCGGTACCGCATGAAGCTAGCCATGGCGCGCTGCACGATGGCCTGCGCGCTGTTCTTGGCACCGGGGCGCTCGCTCCACGGCCTCAAGAGCACGAAGGACAGCGCCGAATTCTGTCCGGCGCCCGCCAGGCTGAAGCCGGCGACGATGAAGGTCGTCGCCACATTGGCCTTCTCGTCGACCATGAAATGGTGCTCGACCTGCTTGGCCACGGCGAGCGTGCGGGCCTGGGTCGCGCCCACGGGCAGGGTGATCTGCGTGAGGACGGTGCCCTGGTCTTCTTCGGGCAGGAATGCCGTCGGCAGGCGCAGGAACAGCAGCACCAGCAGGACGACGATGCCGAGATAGATCAGGAGCGCGGGACGCACCCAATCCAGGAAACGCCCCAACGCCTCGCGGTAGCGGGCGCGTCCGTGCTCGAACGTGTCGTTGAACCAAGTGAAGAAGCGGCCCCGGCTTTCATGGGCGTCGGGCGGGATCGGCGCCAGCAGTGTGGCGCAGAGCGCCGGCGTCAGGATCAGCGCCACGATGATGGATAGGACCATCGCCGACACGATGGTGACGGAGAACTGGCGGTAGATGACGCCGGTCGATCCGCCGAAAAAGGCCATGGGCAGGAAGACCGCGGAGAGCACGAGTGCGATGCCGATCAGCGCGCCGGTGATCTCGCTCATCGATTTCTTGGTCGCCTCTTTGGGCGACAGGCCTTCGTCGCGCATCAGCCGTTCGACGTTCTCCACCACCACGATGGCGTCGTCGACGAGAAGGCCGATGGCCAGCACCATCGCGAACATGGTCAGCGTGTTGATCGAATAGCCGAAGGCGGCCAGCACGGCGAAAGTGCCGAGGAGGACGACCGGCACGGCGATGGCCGGGATCAGCGTCGTGCGCCAGTGCTGCAGGAACAGGAACATCACGATCACGACCAGGAAGGTCGCCTCGACCAGCGTCTTGATCACCTCGGTGATCGAGAGGCGGATGAAGGTCGTGTTGTCCAGCGGGAAGGCGAGCTGCACGCCGGGCGGGAAGGTCGATGCGAGGTCGCGTGCCTTGGCCTTGACCGCATCCGCCGTGGTCAGCGCATTGGCGCCCGGCGCGAGTTGGATCGCGATGCCGGCGGCGGGGTGCCCGTTCATGCGGCTGACGGTGGAATAGCTTTGCGCGCCCAACTCCACGCGGGCGACGTCGCGCAGGCGCACGATGGCGCCGCCCTGGCTTGCCTTGAGCACGATGTTGCGGAACTGGTCCGGCGTCGTCAGCCGCGACTGGGCGGTGACGGTGGCGTCGAGCTGCTGGCCGGGAACCGTGGGCTGCGCCCCGAGCTCGCCGGCCGAGACCTGGACGTTTTGCGCCAGCACCGCGTTCTGCACGTCGCCCGGTGTGAGGCTGTAACTTTTGAGCTTGTAGGGATCGAGCCATATCCGCATCGCATAGGGCGAGCCGAACACCTGAGTCTGGCCGACGCCGGAAATGCGGCTGAGCGGGTCCTGCAGCTTGCTCGCGATGAAGTCTGAGATGTCGATATTGGTATAGCGGCCGCTGACGTCGTAGAGCGCAACGACCAGGAGAAAGCTGGACTGCGATTTGAGGACCACCACGCCCTGCTGCTGCACTTCCTGCGGCAGGATGGGCAGCGCCTGCTGCACCTTGTTCTGGACCTGCACCTGGGCGATGTCCGGATTGGTCCCGGCCGCGAAGGTCGCGGTGATCTGGACCTGGCCGTTCGAGCTCGAAGACGACGAGAAATAGAGCAGGTTGTCGACGCCGGTGAGCTGCTGCTCGATCACCTGGGTGACGGAATTCTGCACCGTCTGGGCGTCGGCGCCGGGAAAGGTCGCGACGATGCTGACGGCCGGGGGGGCGATCGTCGGATATTGCGTGACCGGCAGGGTGCTGATCGCCAACAGCCCCATAAGGGCGATCACGATCGCGATGACCCAGGCGAAGACGGGCCGTTCGATGAAAAATTGCGACAAGCCCATCAGTGCGACCCGGCCGCCTTGGCATAGGATGCCGGCACCGCGGTCACCGGCATGTCCGGCTGCACCCTTTGCAGGCCTTCGACGATCAGCTTGTCACCCGGCTTGAGGCCGCTGGTGACCAGCCATTTGTCGCCGATGGCGCGTGACACCTTCAGCAGGTGCAGCCGCGCGATGCCTTTTGCGTCGACCACCAGTGCGGTCGGATCGCCCTTCTCGTTGCGGCCGATGCCCTGCTGCGGCGCCAGGATCGCATTGGGCTCGACGCCCTCGACGATCGTGGCGCGTACGAAGGTGCCGGGAAGAAGCAGGCCGTCGGGATTGGGGAAGATGGCGCGCAGCGTCACGCTGCCGGTCGTCTCGTCGACTGTGACTTCGCTGAATTGCAGCGTGCCGGCCAGCGGATAGGGGCTGCCATTGTCGAGCGTCAGCATCGCCCGCGCGGAGGACGGCCCGTTGTTCGTCAGCCTTCCGCCCTGCATCGCCTGTTTGAGATTGAGCAGCTCGACATTGGACTGGGTGATGTCGACATAGATCGGATCGAGCGTCTGGATGGTGGCGAGCGCCGTCGTCTGGCCGGTGGTGAGGAGTGCGCCCTCGGTGACCGACGAGCGGCTGATGCGGCCGCTGATAGGCGCCCTGATCGTCGTATAGGCCAGGTTGATGGCCGCCGTCTTCACGTTCGCTATCGCCTGTTTGTAGCTGGCGACGGCGTTGTCATAGTCCTGCGCCGCGACCGCGTTCGCTTTCCGCAGCGCGCCGAAGCGCTCGGCCATCGCCTTCGCCGCTGGGAGCGTCGCGGCGGCGTTGTCATAGGCGGCGCGAAAGGGCGCCGGATCGATCTGATAGAGCGGTTGGCCGGCCCGCACATTGCTCCCTTCGACGAACAGCCGCTTCAGGAGGATGCCGCCGACCTGCGGGCGCACGTCGGAGACTTCGTAGGAGTCGGTGCGGCCGGGAAGATCGGCGGTCAGTTGCACCGGCTCGGTCCTGATGACCACGACGCCCACGGTGGGCGGCGGCCGCTTCGGCGGCGCCCCCCCGCCGCACGCGGCGGCGAACAGGCACGACACCATGACGAGGCTTAAAGTCCGAGCGGTCTTGAGAGGAGAAAACATGCTTGCGGGTGAACTCTGGGCGGGGCTGGCAACCAATCCCTAGCCTTCGCAACTGCAATAATCTAGGCGGAGAATGCCCTTATAGGCACGACGTTCATGCTGCCACACGCACCATTGCGTGTGCCCGACATAATATGTCGCGATGAAGCTCTCGTCGAGCGCCCGAAGGCAACCTTACGAGAAAAGCGCGAACAGCTGGTCGATCGCCATCTTCAGGCAGGGGATTGCCGCCGCGATGATCCCGAACACGACCAGAACCAACCCGACAACCGCCAAGTCGTGCGTTCTATGGGGATGCGGGTGATGAACCAATGCCATGGTTGTCTCCCAGTGTCGGATTCTACGATCCGTTCCGCGTATGTTGCTACGGATCAGTCCGCGGCGCCAGAAAAATCGCCCTTCGCACTTGCAAAATCGTGATGCCTGACAGGGTAGGATTTCCGCCACCCGGTCGAGGCCGATTCGCGATCGGAGGGTTTCCCGCGACCAAAGGGACGCGCTGGCACGGCGGGGGGTGATGCGTTAAGTGCGTGTATCGCCTTGACGAAAAGCGAGTTTTCCACTGCCCGCGGCCAGCGCATCTTCCGGACA from Rhizomicrobium sp. carries:
- a CDS encoding sulfotransferase, which gives rise to MEPIAAIAPSTEQSVRRLREWQKATRHADALREAQALLRELPENRDLLLIAAVSLRHLKRVPEALAMLERLERLQPRFSRMHQERGLCFVAQKDAPRAIDALLRAVNINPALPAGWSMLEGLYRLMGDTQSAAMAAAHVATLKNLPPDVVTATSLFSDGDLAPAEQIVRAFLLTHGDHPEAMRLLARIAVARDVLDDAELLLAGALTLAPDHRGARYDYADTLVKRHKYREAREQIDALLNLDPRNPDYRSLGATVAVGLGEQDEAIALYRGLLADLPGSPDLNLWLAHALKTVGQVPEAIDAYRAAAAARPDFGDAYWSLANLKTYRFDDDEIARMRAAEAAPATAPVDRYHLCFALGKALEDRGAFAESWQFYERGNALKRAESRYRPEIIETNTARQIAVCTRDFFRRRASWGAPDRDPIFVLGLPRSGSTLIEQILASHSEAEGTEELADIQRIVLEIQGRDPDLDDPRYPGALADMTAQDFRRLGERYLADTRIHRTGRAFFIDKMPNNFRHIGVIHLMLPNARIIDARRDPMSCCFSNLKQLFANGQEFTYSAVDIARYYCTYLDLMEHWDAVLPGRILRVRHEDMVADIEGGVRRLLDHCGLAFEQACVDFHKTRRSVRTPSSEQVRRPIFRDGLEQWKAYEPWLGPLKAALGDALVRYRD
- a CDS encoding phospholipase C, phosphocholine-specific, translated to MTRSERRTFLKQAMAGLAAGALPLPLRQALALPARGRTGTIQDIEHVVILMQENRSFDHYFGMLRGVRGFSDPRPLMLPSGESVWHQSSADSPPVTPFRLDSQNTAAQSMGSLDHSWKGSQAQWKNHDAWIDTKGPLTMGHFAREDIPFYYALADAFTICDAYHCSLFGPTNPNRMFLFTGTNGLAVGNDGLQAIQNPPDEVNESADPKNDAPAFGAYRWTTYAERLQAAGIDWRVYQEYDNYGDNALAYFAAFRGLDPASQMYDRARSWAATSNAANAKQSRGEHLVRRFADDVAGGRLPQVSWIVAPYILCEHPAACPAYGEQFVAQLLAVLAEHPDVWAKTAFILNYDENDGFFDHVPPPVPPGMGVSTVPLQGESYKGEPVGLGPRVPLLIVSPWTKGGFVDSELFDHTSVIRFLERRFGVLEPNITPWRRAVCGDLTSAFDFAAADGGWSASLPDTAGYNAQGDAASTLPPVKRPQTSPLPRQEPGRRPARALPYALEVAGGAEAGRFALRIDNRGSVGACLTVYAKDGAAGPWYYTVGAGKSVSDSLPLGKDGFAFAVHGPNGFLREFSARAPYASFAVTPRYDAATESLVLGLQNRGDAPCDVTVAPRDYSRAPSHSHRLAPGGVAEDRWPIAASDHWYDLEARSGDAVWRFAGHCETGRPSVSDPAIGRDGV
- a CDS encoding glycoside hydrolase family 2 TIM barrel-domain containing protein; its protein translation is MTIMRLARACLMLIAASLCLSARAAADEPRATLDLAQGWRFKQAGGLAGVEAGTFDDRTWSTVAVPHTWNRIGNAGTVRSPRSNSVQGVGWYRLRFAAPASARGRRAFLQFDGVGSVADVWLNGRYLGKHQGAFSRFRFDATDAIHPSGTNLLVVKADNSRPQPGSTTADVLPLAGDFFVFGGIYRNVSLIVTDAVHIDMMDFGGPGVYAHAVGIDGSTATVQIVARLANDGGPRKDVRAETTIEDAGGRVVATSSAAVDLTERAFANTENLRVAHPHLWQGVEDPYLYHVEVTLRAGNGAVLDRVSQPLGLRTMHFDADKGFLLNGRHVFLKGASHHQDRPMKGWAISHADQDEDFAILADMGANAVRLPHYQYDQYAYDLADRQGLVAWTEIPLVSEASLDGQAPSLDLAANARRQLTELIRQNFNHPSVALWSIANEIDLKTVKRSGPSKVGGLLHDLNDLAHREDPTRPTTLADCCEQPGGPERNVVADVTDTLGYNRYFGWYYGKPADFGVLLDRAHLAHPQSPIGVSEYGAGAALTQHTDDPTGGPINPRGRPHPEEVQDWYHEKSWDQLEDRTYVWGVFIWNMFDFASVERQEGDLTDINEKGLVSYDRKTRKDAFYFYRALWNPRPTLHLVGRRYVDRPYGVIDVKAYSNAAAAHLWLNGRDAGTTPCAGGICLWPAVHLDPGHNTVLAKAEFAGATVSDTLQWNYAGTPGIVRIKAGDLTGRVAADGSRYGSDLYFVGGEGRGINPPDTAEKDRIAVASPDGALYDSFREGDFSYSIPVPDGRYRIAARFVEPSASAAGQRVFAVIVNGKTVLDHLDVFAAAGGKLKGLERTFEAQAVGGRIDIRFLPIKGKAVVSALAVTAAGTH
- a CDS encoding efflux RND transporter permease subunit, translated to MGLSQFFIERPVFAWVIAIVIALMGLLAISTLPVTQYPTIAPPAVSIVATFPGADAQTVQNSVTQVIEQQLTGVDNLLYFSSSSSSNGQVQITATFAAGTNPDIAQVQVQNKVQQALPILPQEVQQQGVVVLKSQSSFLLVVALYDVSGRYTNIDISDFIASKLQDPLSRISGVGQTQVFGSPYAMRIWLDPYKLKSYSLTPGDVQNAVLAQNVQVSAGELGAQPTVPGQQLDATVTAQSRLTTPDQFRNIVLKASQGGAIVRLRDVARVELGAQSYSTVSRMNGHPAAGIAIQLAPGANALTTADAVKAKARDLASTFPPGVQLAFPLDNTTFIRLSITEVIKTLVEATFLVVIVMFLFLQHWRTTLIPAIAVPVVLLGTFAVLAAFGYSINTLTMFAMVLAIGLLVDDAIVVVENVERLMRDEGLSPKEATKKSMSEITGALIGIALVLSAVFLPMAFFGGSTGVIYRQFSVTIVSAMVLSIIVALILTPALCATLLAPIPPDAHESRGRFFTWFNDTFEHGRARYREALGRFLDWVRPALLIYLGIVVLLVLLFLRLPTAFLPEEDQGTVLTQITLPVGATQARTLAVAKQVEHHFMVDEKANVATTFIVAGFSLAGAGQNSALSFVLLRPWSERPGAKNSAQAIVQRAMASFMRYRDAQVFALVPPAVQELGQSSGFDVEMEDRGNLGHDGLMAARNQFLALAAKDPLLAGVRPNGLDDTAQLHIDIDQDKASALGLSLGDVNNTLNSAWGGLFINDFVDRGRVKQVLMQADAPYRMLPEDLYRWYVRGASGDMAPFSAFATFQWTLGPAKLERYNGVGSLEIQGTPAPGQSSGAAMDEVERLFKQLPAGVGLEWTGLSYQERQAGSQTYLLFGISVLVVFLLLAALYESWSIPLSVMLVIPLGIVGAILAASLRGLYNDIYFQVGLLTTMGLSAKNAILIVEFAVDAQKRGDSVRDAALEGARLRLRPILMTSLAFIAGVMPLAVSSGAGAASQNDIGTGVVGGMLTGTALAIFFVPLFYEIVRGGFGRTRNQPGPEKPAGT
- a CDS encoding efflux RND transporter periplasmic adaptor subunit; the encoded protein is MFSPLKTARTLSLVMVSCLFAAACGGGAPPKRPPPTVGVVVIRTEPVQLTADLPGRTDSYEVSDVRPQVGGILLKRLFVEGSNVRAGQPLYQIDPAPFRAAYDNAAATLPAAKAMAERFGALRKANAVAAQDYDNAVASYKQAIANVKTAAINLAYTTIRAPISGRISRSSVTEGALLTTGQTTALATIQTLDPIYVDITQSNVELLNLKQAMQGGRLTNNGPSSARAMLTLDNGSPYPLAGTLQFSEVTVDETTGSVTLRAIFPNPDGLLLPGTFVRATIVEGVEPNAILAPQQGIGRNEKGDPTALVVDAKGIARLHLLKVSRAIGDKWLVTSGLKPGDKLIVEGLQRVQPDMPVTAVPASYAKAAGSH